Proteins from one Pontibacter korlensis genomic window:
- a CDS encoding VCBS repeat-containing protein yields the protein MKYYFAMSLKLFNHQLLAIGALVGAVAACLSFYGCQSKAAGGERALFEVLDSTQTQISFTNHVQDTDKLNILSYLYFYNGAGVAAGDLNNDGLVDLYFVSNQGKNKLYLNKGNFAFEDVSEAAGVEGYSDWQTGVAMADVNGDGLLDIYVCAVSDFKGLEGANELYINNGADADGKVSFTEMAADYGLDFTGFSTQAAFFDHDRDGDLDVYLLNHAVHTSRSYDRVNTRNLRHNEAGDVLYENQLITSDGAAEGKVVKFKDISEKAGIYGAAMGYGLGVVVADMNNDGWDDIYVANDFHEDDYYYLNNGDGTFTESVKNHFQHLSRFSMGCDAADMNNDGYPDLMTLDMYPEDEVVEKSSMGEDPLDIFLYKLQFGYYNQYSRNCLQLSHGGEKFSDVGLMAGVAATDWSWSTLLADYDNDGIKDIFISNGIVHRPNNMDYVKFASTDSMHYAPEISSSLDQKAISMMPEGKVHNYLYKGSRDLRFQDKSLAWGFAEPTVSNGAVYADLNNDGHLELVTNNINQPAGIYKNNGSERSGNNYLKVKLKGDKLNTFGHGAKVLLKSNGAMQVQQLMPTRGFMSSVEPVLNFGLGKQARVDTLIVIWANQKTELRTNVPANAILVLEESAAEQDADVYYSHFAPKHKPLFEDVTNAYQVSFTHKENNYFDFYRESLIPFQTSTEGPKVAVSDVNGDGLDDFYVGGAKWQAGALYVQRSDGNFILSNQSLFQADSIYEDVDAAFFDANNDQYPELYVVSGGNEFYGEMKEQFDRLYLNDGKGNFTRSKGLPAMYDNKSCVRPFDFDSDGDLDLFVGGRVLGYRYGHSPNSYLLRNDGKGNFTDRTAQLAPELRKAGMVTDGVWLDYNGDGDTDLVVVGDWMPVTIFENKDNKFSKVTDNGLLNQLAGFWQTVKAADFDKDGDLDLVLGNLGTNTKFRKKEDTALRMYVKDIDGNESMDHILSYRLHNNWYPVATKDELGKQLPLINKKFNNYEAYAGKTIEEVFDKDELKEALLLEVNTFESIYLENTGNGEFKKHLLPYQAQVSKIFALHVEDVNHDGHLDILAGGNLHGVSTYQGRYDGSYGLILAGNGKGGFRAVPPTESRFMLAGEVRDIKKLKTADGELMLVACNKQPLQLLKKLDSPLSAEQLASSITIRDDP from the coding sequence ATGAAATACTATTTTGCTATGTCTCTGAAGCTTTTTAACCACCAACTCTTAGCCATTGGCGCACTTGTGGGGGCAGTGGCGGCGTGCCTGTCCTTTTATGGTTGCCAAAGCAAGGCAGCAGGAGGAGAGCGAGCCTTATTTGAGGTGCTGGATTCCACTCAAACCCAAATCAGCTTTACCAATCATGTACAGGATACAGATAAGCTTAATATCTTGAGCTACCTGTATTTTTACAATGGTGCTGGCGTGGCAGCTGGCGATCTTAACAACGATGGTTTGGTAGACCTATACTTTGTCTCAAACCAGGGTAAAAACAAGCTATACTTAAACAAAGGCAACTTTGCGTTTGAGGATGTCTCTGAGGCAGCTGGCGTGGAGGGCTATTCTGACTGGCAGACAGGCGTGGCCATGGCCGATGTGAACGGGGACGGCCTGCTGGATATCTACGTGTGTGCAGTGAGCGACTTTAAAGGTCTGGAAGGAGCGAATGAACTGTATATCAACAATGGAGCAGATGCAGACGGCAAAGTAAGCTTCACCGAGATGGCTGCTGACTATGGCCTTGACTTTACAGGCTTTTCTACCCAGGCCGCTTTTTTCGACCACGACCGTGACGGTGATCTCGATGTATACTTGCTGAACCATGCTGTTCATACTTCGCGTAGCTACGACCGGGTGAACACCCGCAACCTCCGCCACAACGAGGCAGGAGATGTGCTGTACGAAAACCAGCTAATTACCTCTGATGGGGCAGCCGAGGGCAAAGTGGTTAAGTTCAAAGACATTAGCGAAAAGGCCGGGATTTATGGCGCGGCCATGGGGTATGGCCTGGGAGTAGTGGTGGCTGATATGAACAACGATGGCTGGGATGATATCTATGTCGCCAACGATTTTCATGAAGATGACTACTATTACTTGAACAACGGAGATGGCACCTTTACAGAAAGTGTAAAGAACCACTTCCAGCACCTGAGCAGGTTCTCGATGGGTTGCGACGCTGCCGATATGAACAATGATGGCTATCCTGACCTGATGACACTGGACATGTACCCTGAAGATGAAGTGGTGGAGAAGTCATCCATGGGTGAGGATCCGCTGGATATATTCCTGTATAAGCTGCAGTTTGGGTACTACAACCAGTATAGCCGCAACTGCCTGCAGCTAAGCCACGGTGGCGAGAAGTTTTCTGATGTGGGCCTGATGGCCGGCGTAGCAGCCACTGACTGGAGTTGGAGTACCTTGCTAGCCGATTATGACAATGATGGCATCAAAGACATCTTTATCTCGAACGGCATTGTGCATCGGCCAAATAACATGGATTACGTCAAGTTTGCCTCAACAGACTCCATGCATTATGCGCCTGAGATCTCCAGTTCCCTTGACCAAAAAGCCATCAGCATGATGCCAGAAGGGAAGGTGCATAATTATCTCTACAAAGGGAGCCGTGACCTGCGCTTCCAGGACAAGTCCTTGGCCTGGGGGTTCGCTGAGCCAACCGTATCGAATGGTGCGGTGTATGCCGACCTAAATAACGACGGGCACCTGGAATTGGTCACCAATAACATCAACCAGCCTGCGGGCATTTATAAAAATAACGGCAGTGAGCGGAGTGGCAACAACTACCTTAAAGTGAAACTGAAAGGAGATAAGCTAAACACCTTTGGCCACGGAGCAAAGGTGCTGCTGAAGAGCAACGGAGCAATGCAAGTACAACAGCTCATGCCTACGCGTGGGTTTATGTCTTCGGTTGAGCCTGTGCTGAACTTTGGCCTGGGCAAACAGGCTCGCGTAGATACCCTGATCGTGATCTGGGCAAATCAGAAAACAGAGCTGCGAACCAATGTGCCGGCAAACGCCATACTCGTACTGGAGGAATCCGCAGCCGAGCAAGACGCTGATGTATACTACAGTCACTTTGCACCGAAGCATAAACCGCTGTTCGAGGATGTAACCAATGCTTATCAGGTGAGCTTTACACATAAGGAGAACAACTACTTTGATTTTTACAGAGAAAGCCTGATTCCGTTTCAGACTTCTACAGAAGGTCCAAAAGTTGCCGTTAGCGATGTAAATGGAGATGGGCTAGACGACTTTTATGTAGGCGGAGCCAAGTGGCAGGCGGGGGCTCTGTATGTACAGCGGTCAGATGGCAATTTTATACTTTCCAACCAGTCGCTCTTCCAGGCTGATTCAATTTATGAGGACGTGGATGCTGCCTTTTTCGACGCCAACAACGACCAATACCCAGAACTTTACGTGGTAAGCGGCGGCAACGAATTCTATGGAGAGATGAAGGAGCAGTTTGACCGGCTCTACCTCAATGATGGCAAAGGCAACTTTACCAGGAGCAAAGGGCTGCCAGCCATGTATGATAACAAGAGCTGTGTGCGGCCTTTTGACTTTGACAGTGACGGTGACCTGGACTTGTTTGTTGGTGGCCGCGTGCTTGGCTACAGGTATGGCCACTCCCCCAACTCTTACCTGTTACGAAACGACGGCAAAGGCAATTTTACCGACAGGACAGCGCAACTGGCTCCTGAGCTGCGCAAAGCAGGCATGGTAACAGATGGCGTATGGCTGGATTATAACGGCGACGGTGATACGGACCTGGTAGTGGTGGGGGACTGGATGCCGGTAACAATCTTTGAGAACAAGGATAACAAATTCAGCAAAGTCACCGACAACGGGCTTTTGAACCAGCTGGCAGGTTTCTGGCAAACAGTAAAAGCCGCGGACTTCGACAAAGACGGTGATCTGGACCTGGTATTGGGCAATTTAGGCACTAACACAAAGTTCAGAAAGAAAGAAGATACAGCTTTAAGAATGTATGTGAAGGATATTGACGGCAACGAAAGTATGGACCATATCCTAAGTTACCGCCTGCACAACAACTGGTATCCTGTCGCCACAAAAGATGAGCTTGGTAAGCAGCTGCCGCTTATCAACAAAAAGTTCAACAACTATGAAGCCTACGCAGGTAAAACCATAGAGGAAGTCTTTGATAAGGATGAGCTGAAAGAGGCACTCTTGTTGGAGGTAAACACGTTTGAGTCCATCTACCTGGAGAACACGGGGAACGGGGAGTTTAAAAAGCACCTGTTGCCCTACCAGGCACAGGTATCTAAAATTTTTGCGCTACACGTGGAGGATGTAAACCATGATGGCCACCTGGATATCTTGGCAGGGGGAAACCTACACGGCGTTAGCACTTACCAGGGCAGGTATGATGGCAGTTATGGACTAATACTGGCAGGCAACGGCAAAGGTGGCTTTAGGGCTGTACCTCCAACTGAAAGCCGGTTTATGCTGGCAGGAGAAGTACGCGATATTAAAAAGCTTAAAACTGCAGATGGCGAGCTCATGCTGGTAGCCTGCAACAAGCAGCCTTTGCAGCTCCTCAAAAAGTTGGATTCACCTCTGTCAGCAGAGCAGCTGGCGTCGAGTATAACTATTCGTGATGATCCATAA
- a CDS encoding VCBS repeat-containing protein, translating into MRIPALVTLILAMCFACNKKTQQEDSALFEELAASSTNIAFVNKVESSQEMNIFNYRNFYNGGGVAIGDVNNDGLADIYLTSNKEKNKLYLNKGNFQFEDITEQAGVGGNQAWSTGVTLADVNGDGLLDIYVCNAGEVNGDNRKNELFINNGLSDQGIPSFTDKATAYGLDDEGYSTHATFFDYDRDGDLDVYLLNNSSYPVSRLGFTNIRGQRNKLGGDKLLRNDSGKFTDVSQEAGIYGSLIGFGLGITIGDVNNDNWLDIFISNDFYERDYLYINKQNGTFTEASKDWMPHESLSSMGADIADLTNSGNLDIFVTDMLPWDDVRLKKTSAYENYDLQQLKLARDFHVQYMQNMLHLNNGDNTFSEVARLAGVHATDWSWGALIFDMDNDGLKDIFVANGIFQDLTDQDYVNFLGNEETMRKAIEGGGGYSYNKELISRMSSTPIPNYAFQNKGNLQFVNQVKSWGLGAPGFSNGAAYGDLDNDGDLDLVVNNVNMPVSVYRNKTSEALQHHYLRVKLKGGQVNLNGIGAKVYVHQPQKTVYLQQMPNRGFESSVDLTLVFGLGKESKIDSVRVIWPDDKMQVLDQVRPDQDITLEYQKADQLHLPEVIKQDKPFYDASEFVKLDYTHQESNFVDYNRDAMLKQMLSTQGPALATGDVNGDGLDDVYLGGAAGGAKRLFLQQKNGSFMESTTQVFEEDLASEDVAAQFFDADGDGDLDLMVVTGSNEFMANSPQLLDRLYINDGKGNFTKEDRLPNLETNASCVAAADFDQDGDMDLFIGGRMIPGGYGYDPPSYLYVNDGSGNFKNYTKRYLPANELGMISDAAWMDLNGDQFPELILVGDWMPVTIFTNNKGRKLNEKTEIPNSSGWWNTIKPADINGDGNTDFVLGNLGRNTRLAASPDKPVEMYVHDFEGNGTIEQVINCYTENGKAYPMVLKQDLQKQVPSIKKKFIKYADYAGKQIHEILPEAELKAALIKKVDNPNSSVLINKGNMSFALEALPVEVQFSPIHAIETVDYNKDGHLDILLAGNFHDVLPEIGQYDANYGLVLEGKGGGRFEVKKPKESGFFTKGQVRRMRQVTGANGQPYFLLGKNNDKLQVFGIQSSSQKPAL; encoded by the coding sequence ATGAGAATACCTGCATTAGTCACCCTTATACTTGCTATGTGTTTTGCCTGCAACAAGAAAACACAGCAAGAAGACAGTGCCTTGTTCGAAGAGCTTGCCGCTTCCTCCACAAACATTGCGTTCGTCAATAAAGTGGAAAGCAGCCAGGAGATGAACATCTTCAACTACCGCAACTTCTATAACGGAGGAGGTGTGGCCATCGGGGATGTGAACAACGATGGACTGGCAGACATTTACCTGACCTCCAACAAAGAGAAGAACAAGCTATACCTGAACAAGGGGAATTTCCAGTTCGAAGACATCACCGAGCAGGCAGGAGTAGGAGGTAACCAGGCCTGGAGTACGGGGGTTACCCTGGCCGATGTAAACGGCGACGGTTTACTGGATATCTACGTCTGCAATGCCGGAGAGGTAAACGGCGACAACCGCAAAAACGAACTCTTCATAAACAACGGCCTTTCCGATCAGGGCATTCCTTCCTTCACCGATAAAGCCACTGCTTACGGGCTGGATGATGAAGGCTACTCTACCCACGCTACCTTTTTTGATTATGACCGGGATGGTGACCTGGACGTGTACCTGCTCAACAATAGCTCCTACCCAGTAAGCAGGCTGGGTTTTACGAACATTCGTGGTCAACGCAACAAATTAGGCGGCGATAAACTGCTCCGCAACGATAGCGGTAAGTTTACGGATGTAAGCCAAGAGGCAGGCATCTACGGTAGCCTGATCGGCTTTGGTTTAGGCATCACGATTGGGGATGTAAACAATGATAACTGGCTGGATATCTTTATTTCCAATGATTTTTATGAGCGGGATTACCTCTACATAAACAAGCAAAACGGCACCTTTACCGAGGCCAGCAAAGACTGGATGCCGCACGAGAGTCTTTCTTCTATGGGGGCAGACATAGCCGACCTTACCAACAGCGGCAACCTCGATATTTTCGTAACCGACATGCTGCCCTGGGATGATGTCCGGCTAAAGAAAACCTCGGCCTACGAAAACTACGATCTGCAGCAGCTGAAGCTAGCCCGCGACTTTCATGTGCAGTACATGCAGAACATGCTCCACCTGAACAACGGGGACAACACCTTTAGCGAAGTGGCCCGTCTGGCCGGGGTTCATGCTACCGACTGGAGCTGGGGTGCGCTTATCTTCGACATGGACAACGATGGCCTGAAAGATATATTCGTGGCTAACGGCATCTTTCAGGACCTGACAGATCAGGACTATGTCAACTTCCTGGGCAACGAAGAGACCATGCGCAAGGCCATTGAGGGCGGTGGCGGATACAGCTACAACAAAGAGTTGATCTCCAGAATGAGTTCTACGCCTATCCCTAACTATGCCTTCCAGAACAAGGGTAACCTGCAGTTCGTGAACCAGGTTAAGAGCTGGGGCTTAGGTGCACCTGGCTTTTCAAACGGGGCAGCTTACGGCGACCTTGACAACGACGGAGACCTGGACCTGGTCGTGAACAACGTGAACATGCCTGTCTCTGTCTACAGGAACAAAACTTCTGAGGCGCTGCAGCACCACTATCTGCGTGTAAAACTGAAGGGGGGACAGGTGAACCTGAACGGAATAGGGGCGAAAGTATATGTGCACCAGCCTCAAAAAACAGTATACCTGCAGCAAATGCCCAACCGCGGCTTCGAATCTTCGGTAGACCTGACACTGGTGTTTGGCCTAGGCAAGGAATCTAAGATTGATTCTGTGCGTGTGATCTGGCCAGATGACAAAATGCAGGTGCTCGACCAGGTAAGGCCTGATCAGGATATTACACTAGAATACCAAAAAGCCGACCAGCTGCATCTTCCCGAAGTTATCAAGCAGGACAAGCCCTTTTATGATGCCTCTGAGTTCGTAAAGCTGGATTATACCCATCAGGAAAGCAACTTTGTAGATTATAACCGCGATGCTATGCTGAAGCAAATGCTCTCTACCCAGGGCCCTGCCCTGGCTACAGGAGATGTGAATGGCGACGGGCTGGACGATGTGTACTTGGGTGGTGCGGCTGGAGGAGCCAAGAGGCTGTTTTTGCAGCAGAAAAACGGCTCGTTTATGGAAAGCACCACACAGGTATTTGAAGAGGATTTGGCCTCTGAAGATGTGGCAGCTCAGTTTTTTGATGCGGATGGGGATGGCGACCTGGACCTGATGGTCGTAACCGGCAGCAACGAGTTTATGGCAAACTCGCCCCAGTTGCTGGACAGGCTCTACATTAACGACGGAAAAGGAAACTTCACCAAAGAAGACCGGCTGCCAAACCTTGAAACGAATGCTTCCTGCGTAGCCGCCGCTGATTTCGACCAGGACGGTGACATGGACTTGTTTATTGGAGGGCGCATGATCCCGGGAGGGTATGGCTATGATCCCCCAAGCTACCTGTACGTGAACGATGGAAGCGGAAACTTTAAGAACTACACCAAGCGATACCTGCCTGCCAACGAGCTGGGCATGATTTCCGATGCCGCCTGGATGGACTTGAACGGCGACCAGTTCCCGGAGCTGATACTGGTGGGAGACTGGATGCCGGTTACCATCTTTACGAATAACAAAGGCCGTAAGCTCAACGAAAAAACTGAAATACCTAACTCATCAGGGTGGTGGAATACCATTAAACCAGCCGATATAAACGGAGACGGAAACACGGACTTTGTTTTGGGCAACCTGGGCCGGAACACGCGTTTGGCTGCAAGCCCAGACAAACCTGTGGAAATGTATGTGCACGATTTCGAGGGCAACGGTACCATAGAGCAGGTCATCAATTGCTATACTGAGAACGGAAAGGCCTACCCTATGGTGCTGAAGCAGGATTTGCAGAAGCAGGTGCCAAGCATTAAGAAGAAGTTCATCAAGTACGCAGACTATGCCGGCAAGCAGATACACGAGATTCTGCCGGAAGCGGAGCTAAAAGCTGCCCTCATCAAAAAAGTAGATAACCCGAACTCATCTGTCCTGATCAACAAAGGGAATATGAGCTTCGCTTTGGAGGCGCTGCCTGTAGAGGTGCAGTTCTCTCCTATCCATGCCATTGAGACAGTGGACTATAACAAAGACGGGCACCTGGATATTCTGCTGGCAGGTAATTTCCATGATGTGTTGCCGGAGATTGGACAGTACGACGCCAACTACGGACTTGTGCTGGAGGGAAAGGGTGGTGGCCGTTTTGAGGTGAAGAAGCCCAAAGAGTCAGGCTTTTTTACCAAGGGCCAGGTGCGCCGCATGCGGCAGGTAACCGGAGCTAATGGCCAGCCTTACTTCCTGCTAGGCAAAAACAACGATAAGCTGCAGGTTTTTGGAATCCAGAGTAGTAGTCAAAAGCCTGCTCTTTAA
- a CDS encoding RagB/SusD family nutrient uptake outer membrane protein, producing MRTYKRLQVLAFASVALLGWGSQACTDLDSEIFDQAEASQYPRTEAELRSTVGATYAELRGFLDPPLPLLEATTDEIVVPTRGPDWYDNASWQLMARHEWTPVSPGQINGSWEWAYRVIANANLNLITLSTSDLQIEGEDVLVAEVRMLRAFAYFWLLDMFGNVPIITEETPPGNPEQSSRAEVFAFVEQEILEALPTLREGNSLELYGRFTKAAAYTLLAKLYLNAEVYTGTPRWQDVIDATNAVINSPVGYGLNPDFLSNFSVDNGNDPATYVENIFTIPYDRILAPGMNFQMRTLHYAQGAVYGLNTNPWNGYATRAEFYNLFSENDQRRNMWLVGPQLNNQGEVITFTDAVDNQNKQLIFTPQITSLERAFANEGVRSVKYEVQTNNSRTDQDNDFVVFRYADVLLMKAEALLRLGNAGEALELVNQVRARAGVNPLSSVTLDMLLEERGREFAWEGWRRNDLIRFGRYTGDTWEFKNNTQDFRRLFPIPAQQLSNNPNLTQNPGY from the coding sequence ATGAGAACATATAAGCGTCTGCAGGTTTTAGCTTTTGCATCAGTAGCATTACTGGGCTGGGGAAGCCAAGCCTGTACAGATCTTGATTCTGAGATATTTGACCAGGCAGAAGCCTCCCAATATCCCCGTACAGAAGCGGAGTTACGCTCAACTGTGGGAGCCACCTACGCTGAGCTCCGGGGCTTTCTGGATCCTCCTTTACCTCTTCTGGAAGCAACTACCGATGAGATAGTGGTGCCAACACGCGGTCCCGACTGGTACGACAACGCCTCCTGGCAACTGATGGCCAGGCACGAGTGGACCCCTGTTTCTCCCGGCCAGATTAACGGATCGTGGGAGTGGGCCTACAGAGTGATTGCCAATGCTAACCTGAATTTGATCACACTCTCGACAAGTGATTTGCAGATAGAAGGTGAAGATGTGTTGGTGGCAGAAGTAAGAATGCTGCGTGCGTTTGCCTATTTCTGGCTGCTGGACATGTTTGGCAACGTGCCCATTATTACAGAAGAGACCCCGCCCGGAAACCCGGAGCAGAGTAGCCGCGCAGAGGTTTTTGCTTTTGTGGAGCAGGAAATACTGGAAGCGCTGCCTACCCTGAGAGAGGGAAACTCGCTGGAACTTTATGGCCGGTTTACAAAAGCGGCTGCCTATACTTTGCTGGCAAAGCTATACTTAAACGCTGAAGTTTATACCGGTACCCCCAGGTGGCAGGATGTTATAGACGCAACCAACGCCGTAATCAACTCCCCTGTAGGGTATGGCCTGAACCCGGATTTCCTGAGCAACTTCTCAGTGGATAATGGCAACGACCCTGCAACCTATGTAGAGAACATCTTTACCATACCTTACGACAGGATACTGGCCCCGGGAATGAACTTTCAGATGAGGACGCTACACTATGCACAGGGTGCGGTTTACGGCTTAAACACGAACCCTTGGAATGGTTATGCTACGCGGGCAGAGTTTTACAACCTGTTCTCTGAAAACGATCAGCGGAGGAACATGTGGCTGGTTGGCCCGCAGTTAAACAACCAGGGCGAAGTGATCACCTTTACCGATGCAGTAGACAACCAGAACAAGCAGCTCATCTTTACGCCTCAGATTACCTCACTGGAAAGAGCCTTTGCAAACGAGGGGGTGCGCAGTGTGAAGTATGAGGTGCAAACCAACAATAGCCGAACAGACCAGGACAATGACTTTGTGGTATTCCGCTATGCAGATGTGCTGTTGATGAAGGCGGAAGCGCTGCTGCGCTTAGGCAATGCCGGGGAGGCGCTTGAGCTGGTAAACCAGGTGAGAGCCCGTGCTGGTGTCAATCCGTTAAGCTCTGTAACACTTGATATGCTGTTAGAGGAGCGAGGTAGGGAGTTTGCCTGGGAGGGCTGGCGCAGAAACGATCTTATTCGCTTTGGAAGGTATACGGGAGATACCTGGGAGTTTAAAAACAATACCCAGGATTTTAGAAGACTGTTCCCGATACCTGCCCAACAGCTATCCAATAACCCTAACCTGACTCAAAACCCAGGCTACTAG